One Plasmodium gaboni strain SY75 chromosome 1, whole genome shotgun sequence DNA segment encodes these proteins:
- a CDS encoding hypothetical protein (conserved Plasmodium protein, unknown function), translated as MACEKENEISENSWQKNNDNGSEINMCIKENSLKYEEDNINENISYDDIISQNLNEKNSSESSIDSLFTEDNNKKKIYNTKNNINIKNKLSKNINKTIEENSHISINTEYTYSYYNNKNMTNNLCNSKYMNTDINNTLCKDIIINDINNKDIIITDINNNKDLIITDINNKDEIITDINNKDLISDINKNKISKDIYKKENMNGDNIYNKEKKKTLLVNQAVFFTPKKSTLNSSNEKKDMEYKKLKNINHDNISKDIINGHSSYKKFYEANSMTSINNNNSSNNYLNNIEEKRNKNETFSTQTILRRKENLLLDNNNINNNNNNINGVNICKDVKEINNDNINNMNKFEYLMCQDKEEREKQEKNIYTIMGSEIERDKNKDKYNEMNKDKYSEINKNIFNDIYNDNKNIDVDIKRKGSNSYKINTYNKMINIENDMNGYHHNSSRSEHNFDIFNENERIKFFHVNKLNSINDKENDISSNSKKLDYLNLCNYSTEKKTDMLNLLQELLSYCECLKRNRKKSSYEIQKIRESYNKVSDLLKETLKREQNSHIKIEELRNIINNYNEKFERIKNSSEGTITNLNKNVQTLIELNNNLENEMNKIIEENIYLRKTIQHEISLNKEINDLRKQIEILSNDKILLIDQIDSLRLENSKIENEKNVLLSDKTILNCKIDQLENEIKNNVHIHKKNLSEKEDNNPFIIYTDEEINEHINNYLNLNHEERKELFKNFLYHWRETNKAGQKFYDQAFYN; from the coding sequence ATGGCATGTGagaaagaaaatgaaataagCGAAAATAGTTGgcaaaaaaataatgataatggAAGCGAGATAAATATGTgtataaaagaaaatagTTTAAAATACGaagaagataatataaatgaaaatatatcatatgatgatataataagccaaaatttaaatgaaaaaaattcatCAGAAAGTTCTATTGATTCTTTATTTACagaagataataataaaaaaaaaatatataatactaaaaataatataaatataaaaaataagttaagcaaaaatattaataaaacaatTGAAGAAAATAGTCACATATCTATTAATACAGAATATACATATAGTTActataataacaaaaatatgaCAAATAATTTGTGTAATAGTAAATATATGAACAcagatataaataatacattgTGTAAGgatattataataaatgatattaataataaggacataataataactgatattaataataataaggatctaataataactgatattaataataaggACGAAATAATAActgatattaataataaggATCTAATAAGTGATATTAATAAGAACAAAATATCgaaagatatatataagaaagaaaatatgaacggtgataatatttataataaagaaaagaaaaaaactCTTCTAGTAAATCAAGCAGTTTTCTTTACTCCTAAAAAAAGTACACTTAATTCAAGcaatgaaaaaaaagatatggaatataaaaagttaaaaaatatcaatCATGATAATATATCCAAGGATATTATAAATGGTCATTCTTCATACAAGAAATTTTATGAAGCAAATAGTATGACAagtattaataataataatagtagtaataattatttaaataatattgaagagaaaagaaataaaaatgaaacCTTTAGCACGCAAACCATTTTGAGAAGAAAAGAAAACTTATTActtgataataataatattaataataataataataatattaatggtgtaaatatatgtaaGGATGTGAAAGAGATAAAcaatgataatattaataatatgaataaatttGAATACTTAATGTGTCAAGATAAAGAAGAGAGAGaaaaacaagaaaaaaatatatacacaaTTATGGGATCAGAAATAGAAAgagataaaaataaagataaatataatgaaatgaataaagataaatatagtgaaataaacaaaaatatatttaatgatatatataatgataataaaaatatagatgttgatataaaaagaaaaggtAGTAACAgttataaaattaatacatataataaaatgattaatatagaaaatgatatgaatggttatcatcataataGTAGTCGTAGTGAACataattttgatatattcaacgaaaatgaaagaataaaattttttcatgtgaataaattaaattctattaatgataaagaaaatgatataagtagtaattcaaaaaaactggattatttaaatttatgtaattattcaacagaaaaaaaaactgATATGTTAAATTTGTTACAAGAACTTTTAAGTTATTGTGAATGTCTAAAaagaaatagaaaaaaaagtagTTATGAAATTCAAAAAATCAGAGAAAGTTATAATAAAGTATCtgatttattaaaagaaacGTTAAAAAGAGAACAGAATAGTCATATCAAAATTGAAGAattaagaaatattataaataattataatgaaaaatttgagagaataaaaaatagtTCTGAAGGTACTATCacaaatttaaataaaaatgtacAAACACTAAtagaattaaataataatttagaaaatgaaatgaataaaataattgaagaaaatatatatcttcGAAAAACAATACAACATGAAATATCACTTAACAAAGAAATTAATGATTTAAGAAAACAAATTGAAATCTTAAGTAATGATAAAATTCTACTTATTGATCAAATAGATTCTTTAAGATTAGAAAATTCAAAAatagaaaatgaaaaaaatgttcTTTTAAGTGATAAAACTATACTTAACTGTAAAATTGATCAATtagaaaatgaaattaaaaataatgtacacatacataaaaaaaacttatctgaaaaagaagataataatccattcattatatatacagatgaagaaattaatgaacatattaataattatttaaatttaaatcATGAGGAAAGAAAAGAACTTTTCAAAAATTTCTTGTATCACTGGAGAGAAACAAATAAAGCTGGTCAAAAGTTTTACGACCAAgcattttataattaa